From one Bacillus sp. Marseille-P3661 genomic stretch:
- a CDS encoding ATP-grasp domain-containing protein, whose protein sequence is MKMVSFNAFRTMGIPGVHYIKPANMYKELEIIRQADIVLFPETWQVQALVYGLKKRIFPSIETLQVGFSKVEMTRALWTVAPENVPYTEILANSPNNVEYVLETFPFPFVAKEVRNSMGKGVFLIKGEKEFREYAEHNDVLYVQEYLENDGKDLRICVVGDQIFASYWRVGLEGEFLHNVAQGGDLCFDFIPQDACELVLKIAKDLNINHAGFDVMVSGGKFYILEFNVLFGNQGINSMGLSVENAIYNYLLNEFVPPFPTSPSPFSSTKIIS, encoded by the coding sequence ATGAAAATGGTTTCTTTTAATGCATTTCGTACAATGGGTATCCCAGGTGTACATTATATAAAGCCTGCAAATATGTACAAAGAATTAGAGATCATTCGCCAAGCTGATATTGTTCTATTTCCAGAGACGTGGCAAGTGCAAGCGCTTGTATATGGGTTGAAGAAGAGGATTTTCCCAAGTATTGAAACGCTGCAAGTAGGGTTCAGCAAAGTTGAGATGACGCGTGCGTTATGGACAGTTGCTCCGGAAAATGTGCCTTATACTGAAATTTTGGCTAACAGCCCAAATAATGTAGAATATGTATTAGAAACGTTTCCTTTTCCTTTTGTTGCTAAAGAGGTTAGAAACTCAATGGGTAAAGGTGTTTTTTTAATTAAAGGAGAAAAGGAATTTCGTGAATATGCTGAACATAATGATGTCCTTTATGTTCAAGAATACTTAGAGAATGATGGTAAAGATCTACGGATCTGTGTTGTGGGTGACCAAATATTTGCTTCGTATTGGCGAGTTGGTTTAGAGGGTGAATTCCTTCATAATGTTGCCCAAGGCGGAGACTTGTGTTTCGATTTCATCCCACAAGATGCATGTGAGCTTGTGCTTAAGATTGCTAAAGACTTGAATATAAATCATGCTGGTTTTGATGTAATGGTAAGTGGAGGTAAGTTCTATATTCTTGAATTTAATGTTCTATTCGGAAACCAGGGAATTAACTCTATGGGCTTATCCGTGGAAAACGCAATATATAATTATTTATTAAATGAATTTGTTCCACCATTTCCGACTTCACCATCACCGTTTTCATCCACCAAAATCATTTCATAA
- a CDS encoding BCCT family transporter has product MNKDIWKNPVFVISAIIILVLVVLGAVVPVGFGEIAGQLFNFTTVNFGWFYLLAVFVLIIFLVALAISKYGGIRLGGENERPEFSFFTWIGMLFSAGFGAGLVFWGVAEPMSHFFTSPFRGIEDLTEEAARVAMGYAFFHWGVSQWSVFAIVGLVIGFLQFRKEKNGLVSTALEPVTGSKPAVKNTIDILSVIATVMGIATSVGLGVLQMNGGINAVLGTENSFGIQLLVIFIIFVAYMLSSTTGLDKGIKFLSNLNLGLAIVLLVFVLFTGPTVFILESFTLAIGDYFTNFIQYSLRMQPYVGGTWVRDWTIFYWAWAIAWSPYVGAFVARVSRGRTIREFIVGVMVVPPLIACLWIAAFGGTALWNDLNNNAGIAEAVNADITSALFQTFEQLPFTTLLSILSILLIFTFLVTSADSATYILASMTSLGSLHPPLLAKMVWGVLMSAIAAVLLYAGGLEALQTASLIAALPFTILLLMLTVAIAKLLKHEPLPIRKADLRRFRRLEKAANKSDNKGKK; this is encoded by the coding sequence ATGAATAAAGATATCTGGAAAAATCCTGTATTTGTGATATCAGCAATCATTATTTTAGTATTGGTTGTTTTAGGGGCTGTTGTGCCGGTTGGTTTTGGTGAAATAGCAGGGCAGTTGTTTAACTTTACGACAGTTAACTTTGGCTGGTTTTACTTGCTTGCTGTTTTTGTGTTAATCATTTTTTTAGTAGCGCTTGCAATAAGTAAGTACGGTGGCATTCGTTTAGGTGGAGAAAATGAACGGCCAGAGTTTTCCTTTTTTACATGGATTGGTATGCTATTCTCGGCTGGATTTGGTGCAGGACTTGTTTTCTGGGGTGTTGCCGAACCTATGAGTCACTTTTTTACCTCACCGTTTAGAGGGATTGAAGATTTAACAGAAGAGGCTGCGCGTGTGGCTATGGGCTATGCCTTTTTTCATTGGGGGGTCAGTCAATGGTCCGTATTTGCAATAGTTGGTCTAGTTATTGGCTTTTTACAATTTCGAAAAGAAAAGAATGGACTAGTTTCCACAGCGCTTGAACCGGTTACAGGTAGTAAGCCTGCAGTCAAAAATACAATTGACATTTTGTCTGTTATCGCGACGGTAATGGGGATTGCTACATCTGTAGGACTTGGTGTGCTTCAGATGAATGGTGGAATCAATGCAGTTTTAGGGACAGAAAATTCATTCGGCATTCAGTTGCTTGTCATTTTTATTATCTTTGTTGCTTACATGCTTTCAAGTACAACCGGTCTTGATAAAGGGATTAAATTTCTAAGCAATTTAAATTTAGGACTAGCAATCGTGCTGTTAGTTTTTGTGTTGTTTACAGGTCCAACCGTGTTTATATTAGAAAGCTTTACTTTAGCCATAGGTGATTACTTTACGAATTTTATTCAATATAGTTTACGGATGCAACCATATGTAGGTGGCACGTGGGTTCGTGACTGGACAATCTTCTATTGGGCATGGGCAATTGCTTGGTCACCGTATGTAGGTGCTTTTGTTGCTCGGGTATCAAGAGGGCGGACAATTCGTGAGTTCATTGTGGGTGTGATGGTTGTACCTCCGTTAATTGCCTGCTTATGGATAGCGGCGTTTGGTGGGACTGCTTTATGGAATGATTTAAATAATAATGCGGGCATTGCGGAAGCGGTTAATGCTGATATTACATCTGCATTGTTCCAAACGTTTGAACAACTACCGTTTACAACTTTATTATCCATTCTGTCTATCTTACTCATCTTCACATTTTTAGTTACATCAGCTGACTCAGCTACATATATATTAGCCAGTATGACATCATTGGGATCATTGCATCCCCCATTGCTTGCAAAAATGGTTTGGGGTGTACTTATGTCTGCGATTGCAGCAGTGTTGCTTTATGCAGGTGGGCTTGAAGCGCTGCAAACGGCTTCACTTATTGCGGCGCTGCCATTTACGATTTTATTGTTAATGCTGACAGTTGCCATTGCTAAACTACTTAAACACGAGCCTTTACCGATACGTAAGGCTGATTTAAGACGTTTCCGCCGTCTTGAAAAAGCAGCTAACAAAAGTGATAATAAAGGGAAAAAATAA
- a CDS encoding glycerol-3-phosphate dehydrogenase/oxidase, with the protein METKKFSGSNRTFILKDMTTLEFDLLIIGGGITGSGIALDAVTRGMKTALVEMQDFAAGTSSRSTKLVHGGLRYLKQFEVKLVAEVGKERAIVYENGPHVTTPEWMLLPIHIGGTFGTFTTSIGLQLYDFLAGVKKEERRKMLSRNETIQKEPLLKQDGLLGGGYYVEYRTDDARLTIEVLKEAVAQGAKAVNYAKVVDLIYKKGKVIGVKVEDQLNGLTYDIYAKRVVNATGPWADTLRKQDRSLKGKKLRLTKGVHIVIDQSRFPLQQAVYFDTPDGRMIFAIPRDGKTYIGTTDTFYDYDPILPKVTINDQQYIINAINYMFPSTQIDARDIESSWAGVRPLIYEDGKDPSEISRKDEVWISDSGLITIAGGKLTGYRKMAETVVNLIAKQFQYNETCQFRSCQTKHLPISGGHFGGSKQFLPFLANKSKEAEFLGFSSIGYEKLARRYGSNITELFNIASTYTPNNQYGLPLEIFVELVYAIQHEMTVKPVDFFIRRTSSLLFDIRWVHHWKQPIIDCMANTLGWSDQQKIAYTAELEFHLDNAVNPNETMLDS; encoded by the coding sequence ATGGAAACGAAAAAATTTTCAGGCTCAAACAGGACTTTTATTTTAAAAGACATGACAACACTTGAATTTGATTTACTGATTATCGGTGGTGGCATTACCGGCAGTGGTATCGCCTTGGATGCCGTAACAAGGGGAATGAAAACAGCTTTAGTAGAAATGCAGGACTTTGCTGCAGGAACCTCGAGCCGCTCTACAAAACTAGTTCATGGCGGGCTCCGGTATTTAAAACAATTTGAAGTAAAATTGGTAGCTGAAGTCGGTAAAGAACGCGCAATTGTTTACGAAAATGGGCCGCATGTTACAACTCCAGAGTGGATGCTCTTGCCGATTCACATAGGTGGAACTTTTGGTACATTCACCACCTCGATTGGGCTTCAACTCTATGATTTTTTGGCGGGAGTTAAAAAAGAAGAACGAAGGAAAATGTTATCAAGGAATGAAACGATTCAAAAAGAACCACTCCTTAAACAGGATGGTTTATTAGGTGGCGGTTATTATGTTGAGTACCGTACTGACGATGCACGGCTTACTATTGAAGTACTAAAGGAAGCGGTCGCACAAGGAGCTAAAGCTGTTAATTATGCTAAAGTGGTTGATCTGATTTATAAAAAAGGTAAGGTCATAGGAGTAAAAGTTGAAGATCAACTTAACGGACTGACTTATGACATTTATGCAAAAAGAGTTGTAAACGCCACAGGACCATGGGCAGATACACTTCGAAAGCAAGATCGGTCTTTAAAAGGAAAAAAATTACGACTTACAAAAGGCGTGCACATAGTCATTGATCAATCAAGATTTCCATTGCAACAAGCTGTTTATTTCGATACACCTGATGGACGGATGATATTCGCCATTCCAAGGGATGGAAAAACATATATTGGCACAACGGATACCTTTTACGATTATGATCCCATTCTTCCAAAAGTGACGATAAATGACCAGCAGTATATTATAAATGCCATTAACTATATGTTCCCTTCAACTCAGATTGATGCTCGAGATATCGAGTCTAGCTGGGCCGGTGTACGGCCACTTATTTATGAAGATGGAAAAGATCCTTCCGAAATTTCACGAAAGGATGAGGTTTGGATATCTGATTCAGGCCTTATTACTATTGCGGGCGGAAAGCTCACTGGCTACCGGAAAATGGCCGAAACTGTAGTTAACTTAATAGCAAAACAATTTCAGTATAATGAAACTTGTCAGTTCCGATCTTGCCAAACAAAACATTTACCTATATCAGGCGGACATTTTGGCGGATCTAAACAATTTCTTCCATTTTTAGCTAACAAATCCAAAGAAGCAGAGTTTCTAGGGTTTTCCTCTATTGGGTATGAAAAACTAGCACGGCGCTATGGGTCCAATATTACAGAACTTTTTAATATTGCCAGTACCTATACTCCTAACAATCAATATGGTTTACCGTTAGAAATATTCGTTGAATTGGTTTATGCCATCCAGCATGAAATGACCGTAAAACCAGTAGATTTTTTTATCCGTCGGACCAGTTCTTTACTTTTTGATATTCGTTGGGTACACCATTGGAAACAACCTATTATTGATTGTATGGCTAACACGCTTGGTTGGAGCGACCAGCAAAAAATAGCTTACACCGCAGAGCTAGAGTTTCATCTAGACAATGCCGTTAATCCTAACGAAACCATGTTAGATAGTTAA